Proteins encoded in a region of the Nicotiana tomentosiformis chromosome 9, ASM39032v3, whole genome shotgun sequence genome:
- the LOC104108267 gene encoding protein JINGUBANG-like produces MMRNNSRKQHNMVKEDNINIPRKQTFGSMLQSDPNHDQDEYTNFRTSNISEAAGPANFDNRPSPLSSDYNMVSPSPNSDDHYSLSSPYSMPSMDLTSPLSKSPWSSHVESYPYTGLMGSLVREEGHIYSLVASGDLLYTGSDSKNIRVWKNQKEFAGFKSNSGLVKAIIISGERIFTGHQDGKARVWKISSNDPNVYKRIGTLPTLKAYIKSSMNPNNYVEVRRNRNAVWIKHFDAISSLSMSEDQNLLYSASWDKTIKVWRASDFKCLESINAHEDAVNSVVVGFDGLVFSGSADGTVKIWRRELQGNKTKHFFSQTLLNQECAVTSLVVDPTSSFLYCGSSDGLVNFWEHAKFLSHGGVLRGHKLAVLCLATAGNLVFSGSADTNICVWKREGGDHMCLSVLKGHSGPVKCLAVEEDHGPITSGDRQFILYSGSLDKSVKIWRVSSCPPSMQAQQLRSQSHGL; encoded by the exons ATGATGAGGAATAATTCAAGAAAACAACACAATATGGTGAAAGAAGACAACATCAATATCCCTAGGAAACAAACATTTGGGAGCATGTTACAATCTGATCCAAATCATGATCAAGATGAATATACTAATTTTCGTACGAGCAATATATCTGAAGCTGCGGGCCCTGCAAATTTCGATAATCGCCCTTCTCCATTGAGCTCTGATTACAATATGGTCTCTCCTTCACCTAATTCAGACGACCATTATTCATTATCTTCTCCATATTCAATGCCTTCTATGGACCTAACATCTCCATTATCAAAATCTCCATGGTCGTCACACGTCGAAAGTTATCCTTACACAGGTCTTATGGGGTCCCTTGTTCGTGAAGAAGGCCATATATATTCATTAGTAGCTTCTGGAGACTTGTTATATACTGGATCAGATAGCAAAAATATTAGGGTATGGAAGAATCAAAAAGAATTTGCTGGATTCAAATCAAACAGTGGATTGGTGAAGGCAATAATCATTTCTGGAGAAAGAATCTTCACGGGTCATCAAGATGGAAAG GCACGAGTCTGGAAGATATCTTCTAATGATCCAAACGTTTACAAGCGCATTGGAACATTACCAACTTTGAAGGCTTATATAAAAAGTTCAATGAATCCAAACAATTACGTTGAAGTGAGAAGAAATAGAAATGCCGTCTGGATCAAACATTTTGATGCTATTTCATCTCTTAGCATGAGTGAAGACCAAAATCTTTTATATTCAGCATCTTGGGATAAAACCATAAAGGTTTGGAGAGCATCAGATTTTAAGTGTTTGGAATCCATAAATGCCCATGAAGATGCTGTAAATTCAGTGGTTGTAGGGTTTGATGGGCTAGTGTTTTCAGGCTCCGCTGATGGAACAGTAAAAATTTGGAGAAGAGAATTACaaggaaataaaacaaaacaTTTTTTTTCACAAACGTTGTTAAACCAAGAATGTGCAGTAACATCATTGGTTGTAGACCCTACATCCAGTTTCCTATACTGCGGTTCGTCTGATGGACTAGTCAACTTCTGGGAACACGCAAAGTTTTTGTCACATGGAGGAGTTCTCAGAGGTCATAAATTGGCAGTTCTTTGCTTAGCAACTGCAGGAAATTTAGTTTTTAGTGGATCAGCTGACACAAATATTTGTGTGTGGAAAAGAGAAGGTGGTGATCATATGTGTTTATCAGTGTTGAAAGGACATTCTGGTCCTGTAAAGTGTTTAGCTGTTGAAGAAGATCATGGACCAATTACAAGTGGTGATAGGCAGTTTATTCTGTATAGTGGTAGCCTTGATAAATCAGTGAAGATTTGGAGAGTGTCATCATGTCCCCCTTCCATGCAAGCGCAGCAACTTCGAAGCCAATCTCATGGGCTATGA